One window of Desulfobacca acetoxidans DSM 11109 genomic DNA carries:
- a CDS encoding DUF2333 family protein, translating into MTIPNTSPEETLPTPSPPSPPPSGWRRYRLIIICLVILVFLVYIFAASESKRVQQTIPPEEIVAKSTEPTIGLETEVPERLPEPEPAPVRPAPSIVPEAGKPSERPEPKIGGLPGKPGEPTEEKTTTLPPLPLPSPVVEASGRKVKGEAFTRSLIKIMDDEVNKSFFGWRPNTIIFGIFGLTDDKNNLQLGVLEVARRTAVVLNENMSRFAMTEAQNPYLNEAMNFFMVSADKYWFPSASGKYREAMSDLERYIDDLKNNRSRFYTRVDNLIALMNHFRDLLGSAFHNLIKDTEADGKSISWFVCDDYFYFSQGVALGMAEVLEGVKEDFADQLQKKNSFKLVEDAIHALHTGAHLSPWIVTNAAKDGILANHRANMATYIGEAEHVISTLVTVLATN; encoded by the coding sequence ATGACCATTCCCAATACTTCGCCTGAAGAGACACTGCCGACGCCGTCTCCACCCTCCCCGCCGCCAAGCGGGTGGCGTCGCTATCGCCTCATCATTATCTGTTTGGTGATACTGGTTTTTCTCGTTTATATCTTCGCCGCTTCGGAATCCAAGAGGGTTCAACAGACTATTCCACCGGAAGAGATTGTTGCCAAAAGCACGGAGCCGACGATTGGATTAGAGACCGAGGTTCCGGAGAGATTGCCGGAGCCTGAGCCAGCCCCGGTCAGACCTGCTCCGAGCATTGTTCCCGAGGCGGGCAAACCATCTGAGCGGCCTGAACCAAAGATCGGCGGCTTACCGGGGAAACCGGGGGAACCGACCGAGGAGAAGACCACGACGTTGCCGCCGCTGCCCCTGCCCAGCCCGGTCGTAGAGGCGAGCGGCAGAAAGGTGAAAGGTGAGGCCTTCACCCGCTCCTTAATCAAGATTATGGATGATGAGGTGAATAAGTCCTTCTTCGGATGGCGGCCCAATACCATTATCTTCGGCATCTTCGGCCTGACGGACGATAAAAATAACCTCCAGCTCGGGGTTCTGGAAGTGGCCCGGCGGACCGCGGTCGTGCTCAATGAAAATATGAGCCGGTTCGCCATGACCGAAGCCCAAAACCCCTATCTGAATGAGGCCATGAATTTCTTTATGGTCAGTGCCGACAAGTATTGGTTTCCTTCTGCTTCCGGCAAATATCGGGAGGCAATGTCGGATTTGGAGAGATACATCGACGATCTAAAGAACAATCGCAGCCGGTTTTATACCCGGGTGGATAATCTCATTGCCCTGATGAACCATTTCCGCGATCTCCTGGGGAGCGCCTTTCATAATCTTATCAAAGATACCGAGGCGGATGGCAAGTCCATTTCCTGGTTTGTCTGCGATGATTATTTTTATTTTTCCCAGGGCGTGGCCCTGGGAATGGCGGAGGTGTTAGAGGGGGTCAAGGAGGATTTCGCCGACCAGCTCCAGAAGAAGAACTCTTTTAAATTAGTGGAAGATGCCATCCACGCCCTGCACACCGGAGCCCATTTAAGTCCCTGGATTGTCACCAATGCCGCCAAAGATGGCATCCTGGCCAATCATCGGGCTAATATGGCCACCTATATCGGGGAGGCCGAGCATGTTATCTCTACCCTGGTGACGGTGTTGGCTACGAACTGA
- a CDS encoding helix-turn-helix domain-containing protein — translation MKIGEKLKRLRQANSLTQEELANRAYLTKGFISQLERDQTSPSIATLKDILDVLGVSLADFFRDLPQDRVVYPQSARITTSNSTTACRVEVLVPDAQNRMMDPVLVTLAGGAALPPQEPHEGEEFGIVLKGAVSLRLDNSTFRVKQSECFYFRSDREHAVVNLGKQEVRILWVVTPPIFG, via the coding sequence ATGAAGATTGGTGAAAAACTCAAAAGATTGCGCCAGGCCAATTCTCTAACCCAGGAAGAACTGGCCAACCGGGCATATCTCACCAAGGGGTTTATTTCCCAATTGGAGCGGGATCAGACCTCCCCTTCCATAGCCACGTTAAAAGACATCCTGGACGTGTTGGGGGTGTCCCTGGCTGATTTTTTCCGAGATCTGCCCCAAGACCGGGTAGTTTATCCACAGAGTGCCCGGATTACCACCTCGAATTCCACTACTGCATGTCGGGTTGAGGTTCTGGTCCCGGACGCCCAGAACCGGATGATGGACCCGGTACTGGTGACTTTGGCCGGCGGTGCGGCTTTACCGCCCCAGGAACCCCATGAAGGCGAGGAATTCGGTATCGTACTCAAAGGTGCCGTCAGCCTCAGGTTGGATAACAGCACCTTTAGAGTGAAACAGAGCGAATGTTTTTATTTCCGGTCTGACCGGGAGCATGCCGTGGTGAATTTAGGCAAACAGGAAGTGAGAATTTTATGGGTGGTCACACCACCGATTTTTGGTTAA
- the hisG gene encoding ATP phosphoribosyltransferase, with amino-acid sequence MGVNNLKLGIPKGSLEKATIELFGKSGWKISVNGRSYFPDIDDPEISCSMCRAQEMSRYVENGTLDCGLTGKDWIMENDSQVTVAADLVYSKVSKNPARWVLAVPKESPYQRPEDLAGRKIATELVNFTKRYFAERHIPVKVEFSWGATEAKVGAGLADAIVEVTETGSTIRAHGLKIIHELLQTNTQFIVNNDVWEKDSWKREKIENLILLLKGALRADRMVGLKMNVPEANMEKMVSILPCLQAPTIASLYHTDWYSVEVIVEQAKVRNLIPQLIKFGATGIIEYPLYKVI; translated from the coding sequence ATGGGCGTGAATAACTTGAAGTTGGGGATACCCAAAGGGAGCCTGGAAAAGGCCACCATCGAGCTGTTTGGCAAATCTGGCTGGAAGATCAGCGTCAACGGCCGCAGTTATTTTCCTGATATTGATGATCCGGAGATAAGCTGCTCCATGTGCCGAGCCCAGGAGATGTCCCGCTATGTGGAAAACGGCACACTTGACTGCGGTCTGACCGGAAAAGACTGGATTATGGAGAACGATTCGCAGGTGACGGTGGCCGCCGATCTCGTGTACTCCAAGGTTAGTAAGAACCCGGCCCGCTGGGTGCTGGCGGTTCCCAAGGAGTCGCCTTATCAACGGCCCGAGGACTTGGCCGGCAGGAAGATCGCCACCGAATTGGTCAATTTTACCAAGAGGTATTTTGCTGAGCGCCATATTCCCGTTAAAGTGGAATTTTCCTGGGGGGCCACCGAAGCCAAGGTAGGAGCCGGGCTGGCTGATGCCATCGTCGAAGTCACTGAAACCGGTAGCACTATCCGTGCCCATGGTCTCAAGATCATCCACGAGCTTTTACAGACCAATACCCAGTTTATCGTTAACAACGACGTCTGGGAAAAGGACTCCTGGAAGAGGGAGAAAATCGAGAATCTCATTCTGCTGCTGAAAGGAGCGCTGCGGGCTGATAGGATGGTGGGTCTGAAAATGAACGTGCCGGAGGCAAATATGGAAAAGATGGTGAGTATCCTTCCCTGCCTGCAGGCGCCGACAATTGCCTCACTCTATCATACCGACTGGTACTCTGTGGAAGTTATCGTGGAACAGGCCAAGGTCCGCAATCTTATCCCGCAGTTGATCAAATTCGGGGCCACCGGCATCATCGAATACCCCCTGTATAAGGTGATCTAG
- a CDS encoding VPLPA-CTERM sorting domain-containing protein, with protein sequence MKRTSKILVLALGLVIVLSVGQAAATTATYFFYPFGGDLIEGAKAGLASEMYVSDEPGDLISGYSLLFKFSYNYSNPPNDSAITKIAFYDGILDTNYAMAWSGNIDLIPLTEAVPEFKSYFKKDGDFLMGLEFNKTEPVEKGIGFGESLSLYFNPKTGFNTQAVFDGLYKAAVLYPGPYTTEDSFPENGLAVAIKIQGLPESSELVNTVPLPGAMLLLGTGLARLAACLRRRKD encoded by the coding sequence GTGAAAAGAACTAGTAAAATACTCGTGTTGGCGCTGGGTCTCGTTATCGTATTATCCGTAGGTCAAGCCGCTGCAACTACTGCAACCTACTTCTTTTACCCCTTTGGTGGTGACCTGATAGAAGGGGCGAAGGCCGGTTTGGCTTCCGAAATGTACGTTAGCGATGAGCCTGGCGATTTGATCTCCGGCTATTCGCTGCTCTTTAAATTCAGCTACAATTATTCAAACCCACCAAATGACAGTGCGATCACTAAAATCGCCTTCTATGATGGTATCCTGGACACCAATTATGCTATGGCATGGTCGGGAAATATTGATTTGATCCCGCTTACTGAAGCCGTACCGGAATTCAAATCCTATTTTAAAAAAGATGGTGATTTTCTCATGGGTTTAGAATTCAACAAAACAGAACCCGTCGAGAAAGGTATCGGCTTCGGAGAATCGTTATCCCTCTATTTTAACCCTAAAACAGGATTCAATACCCAGGCTGTCTTCGATGGATTATATAAGGCAGCCGTGCTATACCCTGGCCCTTATACCACTGAAGATTCCTTCCCTGAAAACGGCTTGGCGGTGGCTATTAAAATACAGGGACTTCCTGAAAGTTCGGAACTGGTCAACACCGTCCCCCTCCCAGGTGCCATGCTCCTCTTGGGCACCGGCCTGGCCCGTCTGGCGGCCTGTCTCCGGAGGCGCAAAGACTAA
- a CDS encoding tetratricopeptide repeat protein: protein MRLDYCATLCLLAFLAAGCGGRYDPFGRQVNRALDASIQGEECFSQGELQRAEKAFQKSLGINRSIDNPSGTAIQLNNLGALALARGDAAAARDLFQRALDMNQDLGNRSGAATNLANLATVAQKVGDLPKAEQYLTMALQMAQQARAARVQGQVLCQAAGLALDQQDTATAAGFLEQARGMAQDPAVQGAWNYQHGRLALSQGNAEGAVAFFSQALAADRKLLQKSAMAADLLGLAEAWELRGDPAQSFQYYARSSEVYAALGNLAKVQTCLTGLRRVNAVGNLGRSLHLYKNSEP, encoded by the coding sequence ATGCGCCTTGACTATTGCGCCACGCTCTGCCTGTTAGCTTTCCTGGCTGCCGGCTGCGGCGGGCGCTATGATCCCTTCGGACGCCAGGTCAATCGAGCTTTGGATGCCAGCATCCAGGGGGAGGAATGCTTCTCCCAGGGGGAGCTGCAACGGGCGGAGAAAGCCTTCCAGAAATCGCTGGGCATCAATCGGAGTATCGATAATCCCTCCGGTACAGCCATCCAATTGAATAACCTGGGGGCCCTGGCCCTGGCACGGGGCGATGCTGCCGCCGCCCGAGACCTTTTCCAGCGGGCGCTTGATATGAACCAGGACCTGGGAAATCGATCCGGGGCAGCAACAAACCTCGCCAACCTGGCCACCGTGGCGCAAAAAGTCGGCGATCTGCCAAAAGCCGAACAGTATCTCACAATGGCCCTGCAGATGGCCCAGCAGGCCAGGGCCGCCAGGGTGCAAGGCCAGGTGCTGTGCCAGGCGGCCGGACTGGCCCTGGACCAGCAGGACACCGCAACCGCCGCCGGCTTTTTGGAACAGGCCCGTGGTATGGCCCAGGATCCTGCAGTACAGGGAGCTTGGAACTACCAGCACGGCAGGTTGGCTCTCAGCCAGGGCAACGCCGAGGGCGCCGTAGCTTTTTTCAGCCAGGCCCTGGCCGCTGATCGCAAACTGCTCCAGAAGTCGGCCATGGCGGCCGACCTTTTAGGACTGGCGGAAGCCTGGGAGCTACGAGGAGACCCGGCGCAGTCGTTTCAGTACTACGCCCGCTCTTCGGAAGTATATGCAGCCTTGGGTAACCTCGCCAAGGTCCAGACTTGTCTGACCGGACTCCGGCGGGTCAACGCCGTCGGGAATCTGGGCCGCTCCCTGCACTTGTATAAAAACAGTGAGCCGTGA
- a CDS encoding CBS domain-containing protein, whose translation MRVGKIMIRDAITVSPETSVLEAIKIMQELDIRHLPVVRQGNFAGWLSSRDLYQVMLAAMLEEITVGEIMNTNPISVTPETGLEEAAHLIREHKIGGVPVLSGRKLVGVLTVIDLLSAFLFMLEALQSSSRLDVALPEDPLAYEEACRLIREAGGEIINVGLGAAQAGKERIYAFRLARIDLKPIIASLKDHGVKVVELVE comes from the coding sequence ATGCGCGTCGGCAAGATCATGATTCGAGATGCTATCACGGTATCTCCGGAGACCAGCGTCCTGGAGGCCATCAAGATCATGCAGGAGCTGGACATCCGGCATCTTCCGGTAGTGCGCCAAGGTAACTTCGCCGGCTGGCTCTCCTCCCGGGACCTCTATCAGGTGATGTTGGCAGCGATGCTGGAAGAAATTACCGTGGGGGAGATTATGAATACCAATCCCATCAGCGTCACCCCCGAGACCGGTTTAGAGGAAGCAGCGCATCTCATCCGGGAACATAAAATCGGCGGTGTCCCTGTCCTCAGTGGTCGCAAGCTGGTGGGCGTTTTAACTGTCATCGATCTGTTGTCGGCCTTTCTCTTCATGCTCGAGGCCTTGCAGAGCAGCTCTCGCCTGGATGTAGCCCTGCCCGAGGACCCGCTGGCCTATGAAGAGGCCTGTCGGCTCATCCGGGAGGCCGGGGGCGAGATTATTAACGTCGGTTTGGGGGCAGCCCAGGCTGGCAAGGAGCGGATCTACGCCTTCCGCCTGGCCAGGATAGACCTGAAACCGATTATTGCCAGCCTCAAAGACCATGGGGTGAAAGTAGTGGAACTGGTAGAATGA
- a CDS encoding ketopantoate reductase family protein: MRYLIMGVGALGTVFGGFLRRAGHAVDFIGRGRHFEVLCRQGLAIDGIWGEHRWGPIEGIPVDLANIQPYDVILLCVKSFDTEAACQRVRDLLVPRGLIISIQNGLGNLETIAQICGPNATIGARVIFGAQIRQPGIATVTVYADKVLLGALLPDNNRNRRLRQAVADLNKAGIPTRLEDNIITPIWEKVLYNCALNPLGAILGVTYGDLAASSDTRGLMFSLIEEIYQVAAVKQIPLSHTTAQSYFQHFLERLVPPTAAHYPSMLQDLQQGRRTEIEALNGAICRYGKQHRIRTPYNESITQLIRFRQTLAGVSK, from the coding sequence ATGCGCTACTTGATTATGGGGGTCGGCGCCTTAGGGACGGTCTTCGGCGGGTTTCTCCGCCGGGCTGGCCACGCCGTTGATTTTATCGGTCGGGGAAGGCACTTTGAGGTCCTGTGTCGCCAGGGACTGGCCATTGACGGCATCTGGGGAGAGCACCGGTGGGGGCCGATAGAAGGCATCCCGGTTGATCTCGCCAATATCCAACCCTATGATGTTATACTGCTCTGTGTCAAATCCTTCGACACCGAGGCGGCCTGTCAACGGGTACGCGATCTGTTGGTCCCGCGAGGGCTGATTATCTCCATCCAAAACGGCTTGGGTAATCTGGAGACCATTGCCCAGATCTGCGGACCTAACGCTACTATCGGCGCCCGGGTGATATTTGGGGCTCAAATCCGCCAACCTGGCATTGCCACCGTAACTGTTTATGCCGATAAGGTCCTGTTGGGGGCGTTGCTTCCGGACAACAACCGCAACCGGCGGCTGCGCCAGGCTGTAGCTGACCTCAATAAGGCAGGCATCCCGACGCGCCTAGAAGATAATATTATAACCCCCATCTGGGAAAAAGTCCTGTATAATTGTGCCCTCAATCCCCTGGGGGCCATCCTCGGCGTGACGTACGGCGACCTGGCCGCCAGCTCCGATACCCGGGGACTGATGTTCTCACTGATTGAAGAGATTTATCAGGTAGCCGCCGTCAAACAGATTCCCTTGAGCCATACCACGGCCCAGAGTTATTTTCAGCATTTTCTGGAGCGACTGGTGCCGCCCACCGCCGCGCATTATCCTTCCATGCTTCAGGATTTACAACAAGGGCGGCGGACCGAAATCGAGGCCCTCAACGGCGCCATCTGCCGCTATGGCAAACAACACCGCATCAGAACCCCTTACAATGAAAGTATTACCCAACTCATCCGATTTCGCCAGACCTTGGCAGGGGTATCCAAATAA
- the hisI gene encoding phosphoribosyl-AMP cyclohydrolase: MNLNFEKLDGLLPAIIQDAATGEVLMLGFMNPEAWEKTLATGRVHYFSRTRQKLWCKGETSGHIQLVKEIYLDCDDDTVLIKVEQVGGAACHTGYRSCFYRCLEKGAVKTVGVRVFDPQEVYGRE, translated from the coding sequence ATGAACCTAAATTTTGAGAAACTTGATGGCCTGCTTCCCGCCATCATCCAGGACGCCGCTACCGGAGAGGTGTTGATGCTGGGGTTTATGAATCCCGAGGCCTGGGAAAAGACCCTGGCCACCGGCCGGGTCCACTATTTTAGCCGCACCCGTCAAAAACTATGGTGTAAGGGGGAGACCTCGGGCCATATCCAGTTGGTAAAGGAAATTTATCTCGACTGCGATGATGACACGGTTCTGATCAAAGTTGAACAGGTGGGGGGCGCCGCCTGCCACACGGGTTATCGCAGTTGTTTTTATCGTTGTTTGGAAAAAGGCGCCGTCAAAACCGTCGGCGTTCGGGTCTTTGATCCACAGGAGGTGTATGGGCGTGAATAA
- a CDS encoding transcriptional regulator, with product MEPEKQLTPRQAIKALLQKQDYSIRELSQIMSLSEKEVLDNLEHIAQAPGPDYHFVIIPAVCRHCGFVFKKRERLRTPSRCPRCRQESISRPRFLLSLRA from the coding sequence GTGGAACCTGAAAAACAATTGACCCCCCGCCAGGCCATTAAAGCTCTGCTGCAGAAACAGGATTATTCCATCCGGGAGCTGTCCCAGATAATGTCATTGTCAGAAAAAGAGGTACTCGATAACCTTGAGCATATTGCCCAAGCTCCTGGCCCGGATTATCATTTTGTCATTATCCCGGCGGTCTGCCGACATTGCGGTTTTGTCTTTAAAAAACGAGAACGGCTTCGGACTCCTTCCCGATGTCCCCGCTGCCGTCAAGAATCGATCTCTCGCCCCCGCTTTCTTTTATCCTTGCGAGCGTAG
- the amrA gene encoding AmmeMemoRadiSam system protein A, with amino-acid sequence MSVFRWILVLALVGIVGILGWSTSLHAGKEQQMQLSEQDKKTLHEIARQSIGAVLQNQSPPALTIRSPILKERRGAFVTLHLQGQLRGCIGLIQAVKPLAQAIQEMARAAAFQDPRFPPLTPREFKDVDIEISVLTPLRLIGSVDEIQVGVHGLYIEKGFHRGLLLPQVATEHHWDRDTFLQHTCLKAGLSPEAWRDPEAKIYAFSADIF; translated from the coding sequence ATGTCAGTGTTCAGGTGGATCTTAGTACTTGCTTTGGTTGGAATTGTAGGGATCTTGGGATGGAGCACGTCTTTGCATGCGGGGAAGGAGCAGCAGATGCAGTTGAGCGAACAGGATAAAAAGACCCTGCACGAGATTGCCCGCCAGAGTATTGGCGCCGTTTTGCAGAACCAATCACCCCCGGCTCTGACGATCAGGTCGCCGATTCTGAAAGAAAGACGGGGTGCCTTTGTTACCCTGCATCTTCAGGGGCAGTTGCGCGGCTGTATCGGTCTGATCCAAGCCGTCAAGCCTCTGGCTCAGGCTATCCAGGAGATGGCCCGGGCGGCGGCCTTTCAGGACCCGCGCTTTCCACCATTGACCCCCCGGGAATTCAAGGATGTTGATATCGAGATTTCGGTATTGACGCCACTGCGCTTAATCGGGAGCGTCGATGAAATTCAGGTCGGTGTCCACGGACTGTATATTGAGAAAGGATTTCACCGCGGGTTGTTGCTGCCCCAGGTGGCCACAGAGCATCATTGGGATAGGGATACTTTTCTGCAACACACCTGTCTAAAAGCTGGCCTTTCTCCCGAGGCCTGGCGGGATCCGGAAGCCAAAATCTACGCTTTCAGTGCTGACATTTTTTAA
- a CDS encoding MlaD family protein, which produces MIKTYTRSEKLAGLFLFLTLIVGVSLVLLIGLGKGWFQRQQTYQVKFPQSYNLQPGSAVKMFNTEIGKVTRLRISRLRDENQVVITIRVDAEYSDLIRLDSIAEVESPTILGSEFLSISPGTYGYPPIEAYGTIPSRVQKTLADYLEEFQPEESLRKAKQFVSNMAFLSEQLKSHEQKLLTTLNNFDAVLVSILEAKGTLGQLLMQKDFYGRLELALSRVEAILKNSEELTKNLKAASENVPGLVHNVGQQLDQVKNLLTELQDAARKLPGLLETTDEAARTGKEVLDAVKANPIVKMTLPETPPSQPIHVEPRHAP; this is translated from the coding sequence ATGATAAAAACCTATACCCGCAGTGAAAAATTGGCCGGTCTATTCCTGTTCCTGACCCTGATTGTGGGGGTGAGTCTGGTTCTGCTCATCGGCCTGGGCAAGGGCTGGTTTCAGCGACAGCAGACGTATCAGGTGAAATTTCCGCAGAGCTACAATCTCCAACCCGGATCGGCAGTCAAAATGTTTAACACCGAAATCGGCAAGGTGACCCGTCTGCGCATCAGCCGGTTGCGCGATGAAAATCAGGTAGTCATCACCATCAGAGTCGACGCCGAATACAGTGACTTGATCCGATTGGACTCCATTGCCGAAGTGGAAAGTCCAACTATTCTTGGCAGCGAGTTTCTTAGCATCAGCCCTGGTACCTATGGCTATCCGCCCATCGAAGCTTATGGGACCATCCCCTCCCGGGTACAGAAGACCCTGGCCGATTATCTGGAAGAGTTTCAACCCGAGGAGAGCCTCCGGAAAGCCAAGCAGTTTGTTTCCAATATGGCCTTCCTAAGCGAGCAGCTCAAGAGCCATGAGCAGAAGCTTTTGACTACCCTCAATAACTTCGATGCTGTATTGGTGAGCATCTTAGAGGCCAAGGGAACCTTGGGGCAACTGCTGATGCAGAAGGATTTTTACGGCCGTCTGGAATTGGCCCTGAGTCGGGTGGAGGCCATCTTGAAAAACTCAGAAGAACTTACCAAAAACCTCAAGGCGGCATCGGAGAACGTGCCCGGACTGGTTCACAACGTCGGGCAACAGCTTGACCAGGTTAAAAACCTCCTCACAGAGCTTCAGGACGCCGCCCGGAAACTACCGGGGCTGCTGGAAACGACCGATGAGGCGGCCCGTACCGGCAAAGAGGTCCTGGACGCCGTGAAAGCCAACCCAATCGTTAAGATGACCCTGCCCGAGACACCTCCTAGCCAACCGATCCACGTGGAGCCGCGCCATGCGCCTTGA
- a CDS encoding histone deacetylase, producing MARIGIFYHPSFSRKSYLTVGNRLRDFPEALEELLQRPEISLFECPRASKELILKVHAPEMLQGVARDRMCSTAYESVGGVVAAMEALAKGELDRAFCFIGAGGHHAGYRSFWGACCFNDVVIALTQVREVTSLRRFAIVDTDAHHGDGTRQLVQHDPEVLHLCFCDEDYRSEDGTKIDVDVYQYSWRQDPDQEYLAAVQSHIPLVLDFKPELLVWYYGFDTHKYDYGSIGLTEKAFFQICQVMLDTAEALKIPLQVVLGGGSLAELATATIPGIIRRLADY from the coding sequence ATGGCGCGGATCGGCATCTTTTACCATCCATCATTCAGTCGTAAAAGCTACCTCACAGTAGGCAACCGTCTGCGTGATTTTCCCGAGGCCTTGGAGGAATTACTGCAGCGACCGGAAATCAGCTTATTTGAATGCCCACGCGCCTCAAAGGAATTGATTCTCAAAGTGCACGCCCCGGAAATGCTCCAAGGAGTAGCCCGGGACCGGATGTGTTCCACTGCCTACGAATCGGTGGGCGGCGTCGTGGCAGCTATGGAGGCGCTGGCCAAAGGAGAATTGGACCGGGCTTTCTGCTTTATCGGCGCCGGCGGACATCATGCCGGTTACCGGAGTTTTTGGGGGGCCTGCTGCTTTAACGACGTGGTCATCGCCCTGACCCAGGTTCGGGAAGTCACGTCATTGCGGCGTTTTGCCATAGTCGACACCGATGCCCATCACGGGGATGGCACCCGACAATTGGTGCAGCATGACCCGGAGGTTTTACATCTGTGCTTTTGCGACGAAGATTACCGGTCCGAGGACGGCACTAAGATCGACGTTGACGTCTATCAGTATTCTTGGCGCCAAGATCCTGATCAGGAATATCTCGCGGCGGTGCAAAGCCACATTCCACTTGTCCTGGACTTCAAGCCTGAACTGTTAGTCTGGTACTACGGTTTCGATACCCATAAATACGATTACGGCTCCATCGGCTTAACCGAAAAGGCCTTTTTCCAGATCTGCCAGGTTATGCTCGACACTGCTGAGGCTTTAAAGATTCCGCTACAGGTGGTTTTGGGCGGGGGCTCTTTAGCCGAGTTGGCCACCGCCACTATACCCGGCATCATCCGCCGCCTGGCCGATTATTAA